A single genomic interval of Camelina sativa cultivar DH55 chromosome 11, Cs, whole genome shotgun sequence harbors:
- the LOC104721867 gene encoding protein SMAX1-LIKE 4-like, producing the protein MRTGAYTVHQTLTPEAASVLKQSLTLARRRGHSQVTPLHVASTLLTSSRSNLFRRACLKSNPFTALGRQMAHPSLHCRALELCFNVALNRLPTNPNPLFQTQPSLSNALVAALKRAQAHQRRGCVEQQQSQQNQPFLAVKVELEQLVVSILDDPSVSRVMREAGLSSVSVKSNIEDDSSVVSPVFYGSSSSVGVFSSPCSPSSSENNQGGGTLSPNPSKIWHAHLSNHHSFEQNPFFHFPKGKTFTPDQAFPVREDANPVIEVLLGKKNNKKRNTVIVGDSVSLTEGVVAKLMGRIERGEVPDDLKQTHFIKFHFSQVGLNFMKKEDIEGQVRELKRKIDSFTSWGGKGVIVCLGDLDWAVWSGGNSTSSSNYSAADHLVEEIGRLVYDYSNSGAKVWLLGTASYQTYMRCQMKQPPLDVQWALQAVSIPSGGLSLTLHASSGHSSEMASQVMEMKPFRVKEEEEEGAEEEEDKLNFCGECAFNYEKEAKAFISAQHKILPPWLQPHGDNNNINQKFQDELNRLRKKWNRFCQALHHKKPGMNTQGYGWKAEQSLSVLQGSFVDSGLKQNSRASSSVAKFRRQNSCTIEFSFGSNHQERLKKNDELSLDGFKSTNNDEGVETKITLALGHSPFPSDSENSDEEEPEKAIRMSKLSEKLHENIPWQKEVLPSIVEAMEESVKRSKKSDTWILVSGNDVTAKRRLAITMTTSLFGSLENMLKINLRTFKASEACGELENALKEGGKVLVLIERVDLADAQFMKLLVDRFEAGRSGDLDGFHGKKSQRIFLLTREDDEYVENERFVIPMVLKCNKSSSGLVNHKRKPESDAAPTMIKKKKNPRVEEEDEESNVACDISNMKKEFSRQLKFESNALDLNLRVDADEEDEEEAKTATQISRGFEERFLDSIQNRFDFTVLSNEDITKFFVTKIKDSCEEILGQREERFGFTVDAELIERFYKGCGFFANGLFEEWVKEVFQTGLVTVKNGGKEGISVINLCLGGIDMIDQGEEVYEEEEEGFMGTCLPKRIQVSFVD; encoded by the exons ATGCGTACAGGGGCTTATACCGTGCACCAGACACTAACACCAGAGGCTGCTTCAGTTTTGAAGCAATCTCTAACCTTAGCAAGAAGGAGAGGCCATTCTCAGGTCACTCCTCTTCACGTCGCTTCAACACTTTTGACTTCGTCAAGATCCAATCTTTTCCGAAGGGCATGTCTCAAGTCAAATCCTTTCACAGCCCTCGGTCGCCAAATGGCTCACCCTTCTCTCCATTGTCGAGCTCTCGAGCTCTGTTTCAACGTTGCTCTCAACAGGCTTCCCACGAACCCCAACCCTCTGTTTCAGACCCAGCCTTCGCTCTCCAACGCACTCGTCGCGGCTCTGAAGAGAGCACAAGCGCATCAGAGGAGAGGGTGTGTGGAGCAACAGCAGAGCCAGCAGAACCAACCGTTCTTGGCGGTTAAAGTCGAGCTCGAGCAGCTCGTTGTGTCGATTCTTGATGATCCTAGTGTGAGTAGAGTGATGAGAGAAGCTGGGTTGTCTAGTGTTTCCGTGAAGAGTAACATAGAGGATGACTCCTCTGTTGTTTCCCCTGTTTTCTAcggctcttcttcctctgttggTGTCTTCTCTTCCCCTTGCTCTCCTTCTTCTAGTGAAAACAATCAAGGAGGAGGGACTTTAAGCCCTAACCCTAGCAAAATCTGGCATGCGCATTTGTCCAATCATCACTCCTTTGAGCAAAACCCTTTCTTCCATTTCCCTAAAGGAAAGACCTTTACTCCAGATCAAGCTTTTCCTGTAAGAGAAGACGCGAACCCGGTCATCGAAGTGCTTCTAggaaagaagaacaacaagaagaggAACACTGTCATAGTTGGAGACTCTGTGTCTCTAACAGAAGGAGTGGTCGCAAAACTCATGGGTAGAATCGAGAGAGGAGAAGTTCCAGATGACTTGAAACAAACCCATTTCATCAAGTTTCATTTTTCACAAGTTGGCTTAAATTTCATGAAGAAGGAGGATATAGAGGGACAAGTTAGGGAACTGAAGAGAAAAATTGATTCTTTCACATCTTGGGGTGGTAAAGGTGTCATTGTTTGTCTTGGAGATCTGGATTGGGCTGTGTGGAGCGGCGGTAACAGCACATCTTCTTCTAATTACAGCGCGGCTGATCATCTAGTGGAAGAGATAGGGAGATTGGTTTATGATTATAGCAACTCAGGAGCTAAAGTTTGGCTTTTGGGGACAGCTTCTTACCAAACATACATGAGATGTCAAATGAAGCAACCTCCACTTGATGTTCAGTGGGCTCTTCAAGCTGTTTCTATTCCTTCAGGAGGACTTTCACTAACCCTCCATGCTTCCAG TGGTCACAGTTCTGAGATGGCTTCTCAAGTGATGGAGATGAAGCCATTTAGagttaaggaagaagaagaagaaggagcagaagaggaagaagataaactcAATTTCTGCGGAGAATGTGCTTTTAACtatgaaaaagaagcaaaggCTTTTATATCAGCTCAGCATAAAATTTTACCGCCTTGGCTGCAACCTCATGgggacaacaacaacattaaccaaaag TTTCAGGATGAATTGAATAGACTAAGGAAGAAATGGAACCGGTTTTGTCAAGCTCTTCACCACAAGAAACCCGGTATGAATACTCAAGGCTACGGTTGGAAGGCGGAACAGAGCCTCTCTGTTTTACAAGGTTCTTTTGTGGACTCGGGTCTGAAGCAAAACTCACGTGCATCTAGTTCGGTTGCTAAATTCAGGCGACAAAACTCATGTACTATTGAGTTTAGTTTTGGAAGTAACCATCAAGAAAGACTAAAGAAAAACGATGAATTAAGTTTGGATGGATTCAAGAGTACTAACAATGATGAAGGTGTAGAAACCAAGATCACTCTTGCACTTGGTCATTCTCCATTTCCATCTGATTCAGAAAACTCGGATGAAGAAGAACCAGAGAAAGCGATTAGAATGAGCAAATTATCGGAAAAGCTTCATGAGAACATTCCATGGCAAAAGGAAGTTCTTCCTTCAATCGTTGAAGCCATGGAAGAATCTGTTAAGAGGAGTAAGAAGAGTGATACTTGGATCCTAGTTTCGGGGAACGACGTGACTGCTAAGAGAAGATTGGCTATCACAATGACAACTTCTCTCTTTGGTTCACTCGAAAATATGCTGAAGATCAATCTGAGAACATTCAAGGCAAGTGAAGCGTGCGGGGAGCTCGAGAACGCGTTAAAGGAGGGGGGAAAGGTTCTTGTTTTGATAGAACGAGTTGATTTAGCGGATGCACAATTCATGAAGCTCCTCGTTGATCGCTTTGAGGCTGGAAGGTCTGGAGATTTGGATGGTTTTCATGGAAAGAAGAGCCAACGCATCTTCCTATTGacaagagaagatgatgaatatgTAGAGAATGAACGATTTGTCATACCAATGGTGTTGAAGTGTAACAAATCGAGTTCTGGTTTGGTTAATCACAAGAGGAAGCCAGAATCTGATGCTGCACCGACGatgattaagaagaagaagaatccgaGAGTCGAAGAAGAGGACGAGGAAAGCAATGTTGCTTGCGACATAAGCAACATGAAGAAAGAGTTCTCTCGGCAGTTGAAGTTCGAATCCAATGCTCTCGACCTCAACTTAAGAGTTGACgccgatgaagaagacgaagaagaagctaaaacgGCCACTCAAATCTCAAGAGGGTTTGAAGAACGTTTTCTAGACTCGATCCAAAACCGGTTTGATTTCACAGTTTTGTCAAACGAAGATATAACTAAGTTCTTTGTAACGAAGATCAAAGACTCGTGCGAGGAGATCCTAGGGCAACGAGAAGAGAGATTCGGGTTTACAGTCGATGCGGAGCTGATAGAGAGGTTCTACAAAGGGTGTGGGTTTTTTGCAAACGGTTTGTTTGAGGAATGGGTGAAAGAGGTTTTTCAAACGGGTTTAGTAACGGTCAAAAACGGCGGGAAAGAGGGCATAAGTGTAATTAACCTATGTTTGGGGGGTATAGATATGATTGACCAAGGGGAGGAGGTAtacgaggaggaagaagaaggattcaTGGGTACTTGTCTACCCAAGAGAATCCAAGTTTCCTTTGTTGATTAG
- the LOC104721869 gene encoding origin of replication complex subunit 5 isoform X2 — MPREESSKATRRSTRSSSSVTVENAEPNESHQPTVDDLTFGDESITVDAVLSNFPGRRSQILDLIRLMGPLDCPTLPVMIYGSASTGKTSVVLQVLRHLSRPFVYSSCRTCYSPRILFESILNQLLLHRKCSSNGYSSAKRCDKPSDFVNLLREALGNVIESLESGSGTSRPDKSDGKPMGKMVYLIFDNVDLIRDWDKGSMILQFLFSLYNVLKMPQLGIILISGLPPDVYYSNMGYTDPLPLYFPEYSEEDLRQIFLRNQANRKLYAAFLDVVLKPFCRVTRRLEELSTTFSSLFRKYCEPLDDLGISPNEDMKRRLYSHLKPLIAPCLNEIFRVSSHPHDGDTRGERRQKASYSSENREELETLDFHMSVSAKFLLIAAFLASRNPATLDASMFDSTGGMDNRKRKRKASEKSMEKKEMAEQEAVMKGPGSFPLERLLAIFQCIASVGDSSFGEEEEEEDEDPTGYDKENNNLMSDILLQVSSLCDANFLIKSGSCPLEGSIRYRSMVSEDLALKAARSLSFPLAKYLYRR; from the exons ATGCCGAGAGAGGAGAGTTCGAAAGCCACTCGAAGAAGCACCAGGTCGTCATCTTCTGTAACTGTTGAGAACGCAGAACCTAATGAATCCCACCAACCAACCGTTGATGATCTTACTTTTGGGGATGAATCAATCACGGTGGATGCGGTTCTATCTAACTTTCCTGGCAGGCGCTCTCAGATTTTAGACCTTATTCGTCTTATGGGTCCGTTGGATTGCCCTACTCTTCCAGTAATGATCTATGGAAGTGCTTCTACTGGAAAAACCAGTGTTGTTCTTCAGGTGCTCAGGCATCTCAGTCGTCCCTTTGTTTACTCAAGCTGTCGTACATGTTACAGTCCCCGTATCTTGTTTGAGTCGATTCTGAATCAGTTGTTGCTGCATAGGAAGTGTTCTTCAAATGGGTATTCTAGTGCTAAACGTTGTGACAAACCATCTGATTTTGTCAACTTGCTTCGTGAAGCCCTTGGTAATGTGATAGAGTCTCTTGAGTCTGGTTCTGGAACTTCAAGACCAGATAAGTCGGATGGGAAACCTATGGGGAAGATGGTGTACTTAATATTTGATAATGTGGATCTTATCAGAGACTGGGACAAAGGCTCTATGATCCTGCAGTTTCTTTTCAGTTTGTATAATGTTTTGAAGATGCCTCAACTTGGTATTATACTTATCAGCGGATTGCCACCTGAT GTGTATTACTCAAACATGGGATACACAGACCCTCTACCTCTTTATTTTCCTGAGTACTCTGAAGAGGATCTTCGTCAAATTTTCTTGAGAAATCAAGCTAACCGGAAATTGTACGCTGCATTCCTCGA TGTTGTGTTGAAACCATTCTGTAGGGTCACCAGGAGACTTGAGGAACTGTCTACTACCTTCTCATCATTGTTCAGAAAGTATTGTGAACCACTTGATGATTTAGGAATTTCACCCAATGAAGATATGAAGAGAAGGCTGTATAGCCATCTTAAACCGCTTATTGCTCCCTGTTTAAATGAGATATTCAGGGTCTCGAGTCACCCTCATGATGGTGACACCAGAGGCGAGAGAAGACAGAAAGCCAGCTACAGTTCTGAAAACCGTGAAGAACTTGAAACATTGGACTTCCATATGTCTGTTTCAGCAAAGTTTCTTCTTATTGCGGCATTTCTCGCTTCAAGAAACCCTGCAACGCTAGACGCATCCATGTTTGACTCCACAGGGGGCATGGATAATCGTAAAAGAAAGCGGAA GGCCTCTGAGAAATCGatggaaaaaaaggaaatggcAGAGCAGGAAGCAGTCATGAAAGGGCCTGGAAGCTTTCCACTGGAAAGACTATTGGCGATATTCCAATGTATTGCCTCTGTGGGAGATTCATCAtttggtgaagaggaagaagaagaagacgaagatccAACGGGTTacgacaaagaaaataacaaccTGATGTCTGATATTCTGCTGCAAGTGTCAAGTCTTTGTGATGCAAACTTTTTGATCAAAAGTGGAAGCTGCCCGTTAGAAGGATCTATTAGGTACCGCTCTATGGTCTCTGAAGATCTGGCACTGAAG GCTGCGAGAAGTCTCAGCTTTCCACTAGCCAAGTACTTGTACAGAAGATAA
- the LOC104721869 gene encoding origin of replication complex subunit 5 isoform X1, translated as MPREESSKATRRSTRSSSSVTVENAEPNESHQPTVDDLTFGDESITVDAVLSNFPGRRSQILDLIRLMGPLDCPTLPVMIYGSASTGKTSVVLQVLRHLSRPFVYSSCRTCYSPRILFESILNQLLLHRKCSSNGYSSAKRCDKPSDFVNLLREALGNVIESLESGSGTSRPDKSDGKPMGKMVYLIFDNVDLIRDWDKGSMILQFLFSLYNVLKMPQLGIILISGLPPDVYYSNMGYTDPLPLYFPEYSEEDLRQIFLRNQANRKLYAAFLDVVLKPFCRVTRRLEELSTTFSSLFRKYCEPLDDLGISPNEDMKRRLYSHLKPLIAPCLNEIFRVSSHPHDGDTRGERRQKASYSSENREELETLDFHMSVSAKFLLIAAFLASRNPATLDASMFDSTGGMDNRKRKRKASEKSMEKKEMAEQEAVMKGPGSFPLERLLAIFQCIASVGDSSFGEEEEEEDEDPTGYDKENNNLMSDILLQVSSLCDANFLIKSGSCPLEGSIRYRSMVSEDLALKAARSLSFPLAKYLYRR; from the exons ATGCCGAGAGAGGAGAGTTCGAAAGCCACTCGAAGAAGCACCAGGTCGTCATCTTCTGTAACTGTTGAGAACGCAGAACCTAATGAATCCCACCAACCAACCGTTGATGATCTTACTTTTGGGGATGAATCAATCACGGTGGATGCGGTTCTATCTAACTTTCCTGGCAGGCGCTCTCAGATTTTAGACCTTATTCGTCTTATGGGTCCGTTGGATTGCCCTACTCTTCCAGTAATGATCTATGGAAGTGCTTCTACTGGAAAAACCAGTGTTGTTCTTCAGGTGCTCAGGCATCTCAGTCGTCCCTTTGTTTACTCAAGCTGTCGTACATGTTACAGTCCCCGTATCTTGTTTGAGTCGATTCTGAATCAGTTGTTGCTGCATAGGAAGTGTTCTTCAAATGGGTATTCTAGTGCTAAACGTTGTGACAAACCATCTGATTTTGTCAACTTGCTTCGTGAAGCCCTTGGTAATGTGATAGAGTCTCTTGAGTCTGGTTCTGGAACTTCAAGACCAGATAAGTCGGATGGGAAACCTATGGGGAAGATGGTGTACTTAATATTTGATAATGTGGATCTTATCAGAGACTGGGACAAAGGCTCTATGATCCTGCAGTTTCTTTTCAGTTTGTATAATGTTTTGAAGATGCCTCAACTTGGTATTATACTTATCAGCGGATTGCCACCTGATGTGTATTACTCAAACATGGGATACACAGACCCTCTACCTCTTTATTTTCCTGAGTACTCTGAAGAGGATCTTCGTCAAATTTTCTTGAGAAATCAAGCTAACCGGAAATTGTACGCTGCATTCCTCGA TGTTGTGTTGAAACCATTCTGTAGGGTCACCAGGAGACTTGAGGAACTGTCTACTACCTTCTCATCATTGTTCAGAAAGTATTGTGAACCACTTGATGATTTAGGAATTTCACCCAATGAAGATATGAAGAGAAGGCTGTATAGCCATCTTAAACCGCTTATTGCTCCCTGTTTAAATGAGATATTCAGGGTCTCGAGTCACCCTCATGATGGTGACACCAGAGGCGAGAGAAGACAGAAAGCCAGCTACAGTTCTGAAAACCGTGAAGAACTTGAAACATTGGACTTCCATATGTCTGTTTCAGCAAAGTTTCTTCTTATTGCGGCATTTCTCGCTTCAAGAAACCCTGCAACGCTAGACGCATCCATGTTTGACTCCACAGGGGGCATGGATAATCGTAAAAGAAAGCGGAA GGCCTCTGAGAAATCGatggaaaaaaaggaaatggcAGAGCAGGAAGCAGTCATGAAAGGGCCTGGAAGCTTTCCACTGGAAAGACTATTGGCGATATTCCAATGTATTGCCTCTGTGGGAGATTCATCAtttggtgaagaggaagaagaagaagacgaagatccAACGGGTTacgacaaagaaaataacaaccTGATGTCTGATATTCTGCTGCAAGTGTCAAGTCTTTGTGATGCAAACTTTTTGATCAAAAGTGGAAGCTGCCCGTTAGAAGGATCTATTAGGTACCGCTCTATGGTCTCTGAAGATCTGGCACTGAAG GCTGCGAGAAGTCTCAGCTTTCCACTAGCCAAGTACTTGTACAGAAGATAA
- the LOC104721870 gene encoding uncharacterized protein LOC104721870, whose amino-acid sequence MCLEFVYHEEKTELGRQQAPGTCPYCGGKVSAVDIETKWLFCFLPLCFKVKRKYSCSSCDRHLVLYY is encoded by the coding sequence ATGTGTTTGGAATTTGTGTATCATGAAGAGAAGACGGAACTTGGTAGGCAACAAGCACCGGGGACGTGTCCATACTGCGGTGGAAAAGTATCGGCGGTGGATATAGAGACGAAGtggttgttctgtttcttgCCACTCTGTTTCAAGGTCAAACGCAAGTACTCTTGTTCTTCCTGCGACCGTCATCTCGTCTTGTATTACTGA